A window from Theropithecus gelada isolate Dixy chromosome 1, Tgel_1.0, whole genome shotgun sequence encodes these proteins:
- the ZNF593 gene encoding zinc finger protein 593 isoform X2, which translates to MGRSRRTGAHRAHSLARQMKAKRRRPDLDEIHRELRPLGPARPQPDPDAQPDLDLPGGGLHRCLACARYFIDSANLKTHFRSKDHKKRLKQLSVEPYSQEEAERAAGMGSYVPPRRLAVPTEVSTEVPEMDTST; encoded by the exons ATGGGTCGCTCCCGCCGGACAGGCGCGCACCGAGCGCACTCTCTAGCCCGGCAGATGAAGGCGAAGCGGCGGCGGCCGGACCTGGATGAGATTCACCGAGAGCTGCGGCCTCTGGGACCCGCACGGCCCCAGCCCGACCCAGACGCCCAGCCCGACCTCGACCTGCCAGGGGGCGGCCTGCACCGCTGTCTGGCCTGCGC GAGGTACTTCATCGATTCCGCCAATCTGAAGACCCACTTCCGATCCAAAGACCACAAGAAAAG gctgaagcagcTGAGCGTCGAGCCCTACAGTCAGGAAGAGGCGGAGAGGGCAGCGGGTATGGGATCCTATGTGCCCCCCAGGCGGCTAGCAGTGCCCACAGAAGTGTCCACTGAGGTCCCTGAGATGGACACCTCTACCTGA
- the ZNF593 gene encoding zinc finger protein 593 isoform X1: protein MGRSRRTGAHRAHSLARQMKAKRRRPDLDEIHRELRPLGPARPQPDPDAQPDLDLPGGGLHRCLACARYFIDSANLKTHFRSKDHKKRYEGVRRGLMDGCSADRAFTCHLPTPVFLSPRLKQLSVEPYSQEEAERAAGMGSYVPPRRLAVPTEVSTEVPEMDTST, encoded by the exons ATGGGTCGCTCCCGCCGGACAGGCGCGCACCGAGCGCACTCTCTAGCCCGGCAGATGAAGGCGAAGCGGCGGCGGCCGGACCTGGATGAGATTCACCGAGAGCTGCGGCCTCTGGGACCCGCACGGCCCCAGCCCGACCCAGACGCCCAGCCCGACCTCGACCTGCCAGGGGGCGGCCTGCACCGCTGTCTGGCCTGCGC GAGGTACTTCATCGATTCCGCCAATCTGAAGACCCACTTCCGATCCAAAGACCACAAGAAAAGGTATGAAGGAGTAAGGAGAGGATTGATGGATGGGTGCTCAGCAGATAGGGCTTTCACCTGTCATCTCCCaactcctgtttttctttctcccaggctgaagcagcTGAGCGTCGAGCCCTACAGTCAGGAAGAGGCGGAGAGGGCAGCGGGTATGGGATCCTATGTGCCCCCCAGGCGGCTAGCAGTGCCCACAGAAGTGTCCACTGAGGTCCCTGAGATGGACACCTCTACCTGA
- the C1H1orf232 gene encoding chromosome 1 open reading frame 230, translated as MNQAFWKTYKSKVLQTLSGESEEDLAEERENPALVESETAEPTEETFNPMSQLARRVQGVGVKGWLTMSSLFNKEDEDKLLPSEPCADQYVCVCLWWFWKGPEVPLLPGPFLLVCLSF; from the exons ATGAACCAGGCCTTCTGGAAAACCTACAAGTCCAAAGTGCTACAGACACTGAGTGGGGAATCTGAGGAAGACCTGGCAGAGGAG AGGGAGAACCCAGCATTAGTGGAGTCTGAGACAGCAGAACCAACTGAGGAGACCTTCAATCCCATGTCACAGCTGGCCCGCCGG GTTCAGGGGGTCGGGGTGAAAGGCTGGCTGACAATGTCATCTCTGTTTAACAAAGAAGATGAAGATAAGCTGCTACCATCAGAGCCTTGCGCTGaccagtatgtgtgtgtgtgtttgtggtggtTCTGGAAGGGGCCTGAGGTCCCCCTTCTGCCTGGTCCTTTCCTTCTGGTTTGTTTGTCTTTCTAA
- the FAM110D gene encoding protein FAM110D — protein sequence MLLAPPSTPSRGRTPSAVERLEADKAKYVKTHQVIARRQEPALRGSPGPLTPHPCNELGPPASPRTPRPARRGSGRRLPRPDSLIFYRQKRDCKASVNKENAKGQGLVRRLFLGAPRDAAPSSPASTERPASSGGWAAPQDAPEAAGKRALCPTCSLPLSEKERFFNYCGLERALVEVLGAERFSPQSWGADASPQAGTSPPPGSGDASDWTSSDRGVDSPDGAGGGGGSEAAASARDGRPPVSVVERNARVIQWLYGCQRARGLPRESEV from the coding sequence atgctcctggcccctccctccaccccgtCCAGAGGACGGACCCCCAGCGCTGTGGAGAGGTTGGAAGCCGACAAAGCCAAGTATGTCAAGACGCACCAGGTGATAGCTAGGCGACAGGAGCCAGCCCTGCGTGGGAGTCCTGGGCCGCTCACGCCGCACCCCTGCAACGAGCTGGGGCCCCCTGCATCGCCCAGGACGCCCAGGCCGGCCCGCCGGGGAAGTGGCAGGCGGCTGCCGAGGCCTGACTCGCTCATCTTCTACCGCCAGAAGCGGGACTGCAAGGCTTCGGTGAACAAAGAGAACGCCAAGGGCCAGGGGCTGGTGCGGCGCCTCTTTCTGGGTGCCCCGCGGGACGCTGCCCCGAGCAGCCCGGCCTCCACAGAGCGACCTGCGTCTTCAGGAGGTTGGGCCGCGCCCCAAGATGCCCCGGAAGCGGCGGGAAAGCGGGCGCTGTGTCCCACGTGCTCACTGCCCCTGTCGGAGAAGGAGCGCTTCTTCAACTACTGCGGCCTGGAGCGCGCGCTGGTGGAGGTGCTGGGTGCAGAGCGCTTCTCCCCGCAGAGCTGGGGGGCCGACGCTAGCCCGCAGGCCGGAACTTCGCCGCCGCCCGGCTCCGGGGACGCCAGCGACTGGACATCCAGCGACAGGGGCGTGGACAGCCCGGAcggcgcgggcggcggcggcggctcggAGGCAGCCGCCTCGGCGCGGGACGGGCGCCCTCCGGTGTCGGTGGTGGAGCGCAATGCGCGCGTCATCCAGTGGCTGTACGGCTGCCAGCGCGCCCGCGGACTGCCGCGCGAGTCCGAGGTGTGA